TTTATGAACGATTATGGTACAGCTTATAGAACATTTAAACATGGCGCTTTACATGGATTCATATCAGGACTGTTTTTTGCATTTCCAATTATTGCAATAAACGGATTGTTCGAAAGAAAATCATGGAAATATATTTTTATTCATGCAGGATTTTGGATACTAACCTTAACCATAATTGGATCACTAATTTGTGGTTGGGTTAAATAAAAAACAAAAAGCCTTATTTCCAACTATTGAAATAAGGCTTTTAGATTATAATAAGTTTTCAATTTGCTGGGCTAGTTCTATATCCTTTGTTGTGACCCCACCAGAATCATGAGTATTCAACCGTATATTAACTTTATTATATACATTGAAAAGTTCTGGATGATGATTCATTCTTTCTGCCAACACTCCTACTTGGACAATAAAACCAAGTGCCTGTGTAAAATTTTTAAATTTAAAATCTTTTACAATTGCATTTTCTTTAAAATGCCAGTCATTTAATGTCTCCAAAAAAGGACTTACTGATTCTTCTGTAAATGTATTCATCTCTTTCTATTTACTGTTTTCTGCCAAACTATCGAACTTAACTCACTAAACATTATTGGTATTAATCATTAACTGTTTATTTATCATAAAAATAGTTAAATTATAACAATCCAATATTAACTTAATATTATTGGTTAATTTTGAATAATATACTTCACTAATTTGAAAACTGCTATTTCTTATCAAATTTACGAAACTAATGAACAACTTCCCGAAAACTGGGATGATCTAGCTTGTAAAAATATTTTTTTATCCAAAGAATATTTTAAAATTCTGGACAAATCAGCTCCAAAGAACATGACGTGTCATTATATAGGCATTTTTAAAGACGAAAAACTTGTAGGTATTGCAATATCGCAGTTTTTAGATTTAAACAAATTAGAATCTTTTGGAGATAGAGATCGATGTCTTAAAACCTCTGCCAGAAAATTTATTTTGAAAAATTTTGCTTCTCATGTTTTAGTAATAGGCAATAATATGCTTACAGGTCAAAATTCATTTGTTTTCTCAGATAGTATATCAAAATCTGAAGGCATCAAAACTTTAAAAAAAGCTGCAAATGATTTAAAACTAAAATTCAAATCAATTGGCAAAAAAATACACATAACCACTTTTAAAGATTATGATGAACAGGATATTGAAAATTTTATAACAGATTCAGATTCCTTTAAAAATAATTACAAATATTGTGTTCAACCTAATATGATCTTTACCATTCCATTCGAATGGAAATCTGAACAAGATTATATAGATTCCTTGATCAAAAAGTATCGCGATCAATATAAAAGAGCTAGAAAAAAAGCAGAAGGAATTGAGAAACGAAAGTTACATTTAGAAGATATTATAGCTCATGAAGAAACCATTTATGACTTATATCATCACGTAGCTCAAAATGCACCTTTTAATACTTTTTTTCTAACCAAAAATCATTTTAGAATTTTTAAAGACACTTTAAAAGATGATTTTTTATTCTACGGCTATTTCAACGATGGTAAACTAATTGGCTTTAATACATTAATAAAAAATGGTGATACGATAGATACTTATTTTCTAGGCTATGACGAAAGTATTCAAAGAGAAAAAATGTTGTATCTAAACATGCTCTACGATATGATTGCATATTCTATAAACAAAGGGTTCAAAGAAATTATTTTTTCGAGAACGGCTTTGGAAATTAAAAGTTCGGTTGGAGCAAAGCCACTACAAATGTTTGGCTATATGCAACATAGCAATTCTCAAATAAACAAACAAGTCCCAAAAATTTTTCCAAGATTAGAACCTGAAATTATTTGGCAGGAACGAAACCCTTTTAAATAATACAATTCTAAGGAACTGCAATTTTCATTTGTTCCCGTAAGATGTGAATTTCTAATTCATTTTGAGTACCACAATATTCTCCATCAATTTGAAAATTAACTGATCGGTCTGTTTTTACCAATGCTTTTTCTGTTGAGATTATTATAATATCATCAGAATCGATTGGCATATTACCAGTAATGATTTTTCCAATCAAGACTAAATCAAGACTTTTTAAAATAATCAATTCAAATTTACCATCGTTCATACTTCCATTTGGATTAATGGTAACTCCTGTTCCGTATTTTTGAGAATTGGCAATTACAATCATTCTTGCAGTATGTTCTATGGTCTCATTATTAGCAGTTACAGAAGCTAGAAATGGTTCTTCTGAATCTTTTAGAGTAGTATAAGCTTGCATCGCATAACCCCAAAAGCCACGTGTATCACTTTCTTCATAATTCTTAACCAAATCAGCATTGATCCCAATATCACTTAAATGAATACATTTTATACCATTGATGCAAATCATATCCATTTCAATGTAATGATGTAGAAAAGCCACTTCTAAATTTTCTTCAAGAGTTGTTGGTAAATTCAAATCTACAGCTAATCCATTAGCAGAACCCGCTGGCAAAATCCCAATAACAACATCGTGTTTTTCCATGGCTTCTGCTACCATTTTTATAGTTCCGTCACCTCCTGCTACAACAATCCGCTCTGGATTATATTCATCATAAAGTGATTGTAATACTGAAACATCTTTTTCTCCAACAGTTTCATAAACCACTAAATCAAAATTATTTATAATTGAAAATTTTTTTACAGTATTCAATAAATCTGATTTATCTATATCTCCAGAAATAGGATTTACAACGAAAATGATATTCTTTTTCAAAATTTCCTCTTTAAAATCGATTAAAATAATTAATTTACAGCTATTATAAAAGTACTAAATTAATGAAACCTATTTTACAATTATATCGCGGTTATGCCAACGAACAAGAATTAATTGTAATGGGGCATGTATTTAAAACGGGATATGAATACGATTTTCAAAAAAAAAGTTTTAAAAATGCCTCTTCTATAGTAAATCTATTTCAGGTCAAAACGATTAAAAATTTTGACGTATATCTCAAATATGGAGATTCAACAGTTCACACCAAAACCTTGGATGATGGTTATTTTAAATTTTGCATTCCACTTGAAAAAGAATTTAATTTTGGGTGGATGGCATATGAAGTGAGTATTAAACATGAAAATCAAACTATAATATCAACAGGTAGTTTTATTAGACCTCACAAAGGAAATCTTGGAATTATATCAGATATTGATGACACTTTTTTAGTCTCACACACAAATAATTTCTTAAAAAAAATATACATTTTATTATTTAAAAATGTTAACCATCGTGAAGTCTTTAAAGATGTTGTTCCTCATTATCAAGCTTTGAGTTCAGCAGGAAGAAACAATAAAGACGAACAAAATGCTTTTTTTTACATTTCGAGCAGTGAATGGAATTTATATCGTTTTATTGTAAAGTTTACAAAGATCCATCAAATGCCTAGAGCAGTAATTTTATTGAAAGATATAAAAACAGGCCTGGCTGATTTTTTTATGAGCGGAAGAGGAAATCATAATCACAAATTCGAAAAAATAAAACATGTTTTAGAATTTTACCCTCACTTGAAATATGTGTTATTAGGTGATGACTCGCAAGATGACCCAATTTTATATGAACAAATTTGTAAAATATTCCCTGTTACTGTAAAAGCTGTTTACATCAGACAAACAAGTAAAAACAAAAAAGAAACCACAAAATCAATTCTAAAAAACTTAGAAAATCTTGAGGTTTCAGTTTGTTATTTTAAAGATAGTAGCGAAGCTATTGCTCACTCTAAATCAATTGGACTAGTTTTATAAAGCTGCCTTCTCAATCTCTTCTTGGACAATTTCCCAATCTAAAAGTAATTGATCTAAATCTGCTTTTTTCTTGTTATAGGCTTTAAAAAAAGAGGCATCTTCTATGTGTTTATCATAATTGGAAGTCAACATTTTATCATCGTGCTGAATGTCTTTTTCCAATTGTTTGATTTGACTTTCCACTTTGCTCAATTTATTTTGTAATGCTTTCCCTTTTTTCTGGTCTTCATAGGAAGCTTTATTACTTTCTTTTCCAATAGTAGCTTTCAAAATATCTTTTTTCTCAACTTCACGCATATTTTCCAAATTGCGTTGCTCCAAGAAATAATTAATATCTCCTAAATATTGCTTGATTTTTTGGTCTTTGAATTCGTAAACGATATTAGACATTCCTTGCAAGAAATCTCTATCATGAGAAACCAATAGCAAAGTTCCTCCGAACTTCTGTAAAGCTGCTTTCAAAACATTTTTAGATTTAATATCCAAGTGATTCGTAGGCTCATCCATCAACAATACATTAATAGGCTGTAATAACAATTTACATAATGCCAAACGGTTTCTTTCGCCTCCAGAAAGTACTTTAACCTTCTTTTCAACATCATCACCTCGAAACAAAAAAGAACCTAGCATATCACGCACTTTCATACGATTCGTATCCATTGCAGCATCTTCCATAGTTTGCAATAAAGTAATCTCACCATCAAGATATTCTGCTTGATTTTGTGCAAAATATCCTAATTGTACATTATGTCCTAATTTAATGGTTCCGTCATATTCAAACTCATTAACAATAGCTTTAATAAAAGTAGATTTTCCTTGTCCATTTTGTCCGACAAAAGCAATTTTACTTCCTCTTTCAACTAATAAATCAATTTCTTTTATAATAACATTATCACCATAAGCTTTAGTCACATTTTCGACTTCAACAACTACTTTTCCAGGTTCTTTCGAAACAGGAAAAGAAATATTCATCACTGAATTATCATCTTCATCTACTTCAATTCGTTCAACTTTATCTAGTTTCTTAATTAAAGATTGTGCCATCGAAGCTTTAGAAGCTTTGGCTCTAAATTTCTCTATTAACTTTTCAGTTTCTTCAATTTTCTTGGCTTGATTTTTTTGAGTTGCCAATTGTTTTTCACGAATTTCATGGCGTAATTCCAAATATTGTGAATACGGTTTATTAAAATCGTATGCTTTCCCTAATGAAATTTCGATAGTTCTATTGGTAACATTATCCAAAAACATTTTATCGTGCGAAACAATAACCACAACACCAGGATAATTACGCAAGAAACTTTCTAACCAAATGATACTTTCAATATCCAAGTGATTCGTTGGCTCATCCAGTAACAACACATCGTTGTTTTGCAGAAGTAACTTTGCTAACTCAATACGCATTCTCCAACCTCCAGAAAAAGTTTCTGTTTGATTATTAAATACATCTCTTTTAAATCCTAAACCTAAAAGAATTTTTTCGGTATCACCCACATAATTATAACCACCCAATAAATCAAAACGATGTGTATAATCAGACAAATCCTCAATAATTTGACCGTACTCTTCACTTTCATAATCGGTACGAGTAACTAATAGATGATTTATCTCTTCTAATTTCTTCTCTACAATCTTTATTTCAACAAACGCTTCATATGCTTCTTCCAAAACAGTACGACCACGTTCAAAATCAATATCCTGACGTAAGAATCCCATTCGAATATCTTTCTCTTGAGAAATAACTCCAGAATCAGGTGCAAAGTCTCTTGCCAGCATTTTGAGCATAGTTGATTTCCCAGCACCATTCTTTCCAACAAGACCAACCCGGTCTCCGGCTCCTAAACGAAAAGTAACTTCCTCAAACAAATAAGAACCACCAAACGAAACCGATAAATTGTGTATATTAAGCATGTATTAATTATTTTATTCCTTTATGTATTAGTAAATTTGTCTCTCAATAGATACAACAAATCATATATTTTGCAAATGTTAAAAAAAGGATCCAAATTATATAGCATTTTAACAGGAACTTGCCCAAAATGCATGAATGAGAGCATGTATGTAGATAAAAACCTATTACATATTGGGTCAATTCTCAAAATGCATGAAAAATGCAGTCATTGCGGGCTTAAATATCAAATAGAACCTTCTTTCTTTTATGGTGCAATGTATGTTAGTTATGGATTGAATGTTGCTGTAGGCATTGGTACATTTATTATAACTTATCTACTTTTTGGAGCAGACATCCAAACTTCATTTATATCGATTATTATTTCTTTAATTCTGCTTTTTCCAATTGTTTTAAGGTGGTCAAGAAACATTTATATTAATATGTTTGTTTCGTACGACCCAAACACAAAAGACAATTAAAATTACTTCTTTCGTTTATTAGTAAATCTTTTAATATCGATTTCCTTATCAAGCAAAATATCGTTTTCAATATTATCAAATAGTGCTTTAGCCATTGCGGGACCAAGCATAACTCCACGAGTCCCCAAACCATTTAGCACATGAGCATTTTTATAATTTTCATGCGTTCCCACTAATGGCCTTCTATCCCTAACAGTTGGACGAACTCCAGCATAATGTTCTACTATGTCAAACTCACAAGAAATTATCTCACAGATTCTATCTATTAATTCCTTTTTTCCTTCCTCTGTAGGTAAATCAGTTTTGTCTTTCCAATTATAGGTTGCTCCCACTTTGAATAATCCATTTCCTAATGGTAAAATAAAAACACTAGTATTCACTATAACATCTAACTTCAATTCTGGAGCCTTAATAATGAACAACTCTCCTTTCGTCCCATCTAGAGGAAGTTCATTGAAAAAAGGATTAGCATGGAGTCCAAAACCTTCTGCAAAAACAATATGCTTAGCTTCAATATCTTTATATGATATGCTCTCTTCCTTAAAAGTTAAGGCATCATAATCAAAAGTCTCCAATCTTAAAAGATTTAAAGTAGAAAGATAATCTTGATACTTAGATAGTAACAAAGCTGTATCAACATATCCTGTTTGTAATACTTCACCATAATCAAAAGGGGAATCTATACCTTCATATTTTTTAAAACATAAAGAAGTTGATAGAAAGGGTGCTAAAGCTTTTTTATCAGAAGCAGCAAACCAATTATTTTGTTCTTCAATTGAGAAAAATTTTCTAAGGATAGGGATTTTAAAATCAAACTTATCCTCTATTCTATTTCTCAAATTAGAATAAAAATCAGTCATTAATTCTAATTGCTCTTGGGCTTGCCATACTTCGCTAAAACGCTTTAAAATAACAGGATTATACAAACCTCCAGCTATTTTCGATGAATTTTGAGAATCATTATTAAAAACAATTATACTTTTTCCATGCAATAAAGCTACTTCAGAGAATGAAATTCCTGCTAAACCAGAACCAACAATTATATAATCAATCATGAACAATAAAATAAACATTCAAAATAAAAAAACTCTTACTTAAATAAAGTAAGAGTTTCTTTTAATATAACACTATGAAATTAGTAATTCCACATATCGTGTTCAAAATCACGAATTTTATCTTTAATTCTATCCGATTCTATTAACTGGTTTAGTGCATTTTCATTTACATATTCAGTTATTAAACGGTCACCATAAACATTTTCTTCTTTGTAGATTACACCACCAAATTGACGTGAATCTAAAATTCTATCAAAAGAAATTGGCATTGCTGAATTTTTTTCATTAAATGCTAAATACTGATGCAGGTAATCACGAATTGATGGATAAAAAATCCAGAATAAATCAATGTAATCAGGGTTTTCACTTCCAACTTCTCTAGCTTCTGGAGCAATTGGGCATATCCCTAATAAACGATATTTTAATTCACTTTGACGCTTATCAAAATACCAATATCCTTTCAATTTGTATCCAGTAATATCTTGTGCAGTAAGTTCTCTTTTATCAATAAATTGAGGATCTAAAACTTTACCAGGACCTGGAGGCCCAACCACTTTAACTCTTTTACCTTTTACTTTTTGATAAGTTACAGATTGTTTTGGATAATACAAATCTCTGTTCGCATTTACTTCTTCTCTACCAGCATTTGTGGTATCTATATAAGTAAAAGAACTACTCATGTCTTTGAATGTCTTTTTAGTATTAAAATAATCATCAGCGTACACTTCAGTTATTTTATTAGTTTTGATACCTTTAATCAAAACATCAAATAAAGATCTTCTGTCTTTTCCAATATTAGTAGAATCTATTGGAAAATAAAGTGGAAAATTAAATCTTTCACTCAAATCTACTATTTCCCAAGTAGTTTTTCCCATTAATATATCTCTGTCATCCACATAACCATAAGCTAAAGGCTTATCATTATCAAGAGATACTTGAGATTTAGTTTTTACACCAATTTGCTCAGGTGTTTTAGCATTCAGCAAATTAGACTGTGCAAATGAAGAAAAACTCCCTGCAACTAATGCAATAACTACTACTAAATTTTTAGTCTTCATCTTATCAATTATTATTAAGTTATCTAAGTAGGTTAAAATTCAACTTAAATATTATTGTATTTCGTAAATTACTGGTGCCGTTCTTGAAAGCATAATATCAGAACCAACTAATTTAGTTTTTATATCAGAAATCGTAACTTGATCACCTCTTGTTGCTCTTGCTAATGCAGTTTTACATTGTGCATTAACTCTATCTCCAGAAACAATTACAGCAGCCTGACCAGCAACTTTTAAAGTAAATCCAACAACATTTAAATTAACATTAAAGTCAAAATCTGGTAATTTAGCAGAAACTTGAGATACTTCTAAACGAGACTTAGCTCCTTTAACAATTCCCATTTCACCACCAATTGCACCAACTGGAGCAGGAATACCTTTAATTCTGAAAGATTTTTTATCAGATACTTTTGATCCATCAGGTAAAGTTCCTGTTACATTAATAACTACTTCAGATCCTTGACCTGGGTTCATGTTATAAGAACCTGCTTTTCCAGCACGACTCAAACCTGCAGCAGAAGCACTAACTTTATCATCAGAAACACCTGCAAATGAAATAGTCATCGGGTTAATAACACCTCTATAAACTACATTCATTTTATCTGCGGAAATAGTAGCTGAATTTGGTTTTGGAACAACCACATAGTTTCCTACAATAGGAATCGCAACTGGTTTACCATCTTCCATAAAAGTAAAGTTTCCGTTGATATCGTGTTCACCAACATTTCCAGCACCGAAACTAAAATCAACTTGACCATCATGTAAAGCTGTAGCTAAATTTAAATTCCCACCATTTACAACAACTTTAGTTGGAACTGTAGATTTATCAAAACGTCCTAAAACGATTTTACCTTTTACAGCTTCACCAGCAAAGAAAGCTGATTTTTCAGGAATAACAATAGCAGTATAGTTTTTCATAGATGCAGCAGCAACCGCTGTAGATCCAGTTAATGTTCCCAAAATTTGATTTTCAATAGTATTAACATCATTTTGAATTGCTGTTAATTTTGCCACTGAAGCAATTAATGGAAAATGCTTAAAATTATAATCTAAATTATTTTTAGTTACACCTTCTTTATCTTTAATATCACCTGTATTGAATTTAGTATTAAATTCTTTCAATATGTCATTAAATTTTGGATCAGTTCCCAAAGCAGATTTAATAGCTGCCTTATAAGTATCAACAGCAGCAGCTACTTCTTTACCTTTTGCTGATAAACCATCACCGCTAAACCAAGATTCATCCAACTTTGATGAGTTATCCATACTTTCATATGGTAATTTTCCATTTTCTTCTCTCTTTACATCTTTAGTTAAATCTGCTTTAAGAGATCCAACATATTTATAAAAAGTAGTTGTAGCACTTGCTACTTTTTTTCCAATTTCATTAGGAACTTTATATTGCTCTGGTTTATCTTGAGCTTTAAGATCTAAATCAGCTAAAATAGCTTCATTTGAAGTTAATGCCAATCCATTTGCAGTTTCAAATCTTTCGTTTATTAATCCAAAAGCAGATAAAACTTCTTTGGACATATTTAATGCTAACATCGCGATGAAAACCAAATACATAAGGTTAATCATCTTCTGTCTAGGGGTTAATTTTCCTCCTGCCATTTTTTCTAATTAGTTTATTATTAAAAATTAAATATAGTTAAAAAACTAATTATCCTTTATTACTCATTGCAGAAAGCATTCCACCATAAACATTATTTAAAGAAGCAATATTTGCAGTCATTGATTGCATTTGCTCTTTTAATTTGCTTGCGTTTTCAGCTATTTCTTTATTTGCTTCAGCATTTCTTGAAGCACTTTCTAATTGTACTTTATATAAACTATTTAAAGATTCCATTTGAGCCGCAGCCATAGACAATTCTTCACTGTATTTTTTTGTAGCAGCAATTGAATCAACTGTAGGTGAAATATTTCTAGATGCTGATTCAAAATTACGAATACTACTTCCAAGACTATTCATTAATTCTCCATCAATTTTCGCTTCTTTCAATAAAGCATCTAATTTTGAAGACAACATTCCATCAGCCTCATCTTTTACAACAGCTTTTTTCTCAGATTTTTCAGCACCTGGTGCTAATTCAGGATACACTAAAGACCAATCCAATTCATGATCAACAGGTTCAAACGCAGAAAGAGCAAAAATGAAAGCTTCAGTACAAAGACCAATTATTAATAACGCACTTGCTCCAGGATAATGTTGTATTTTAAAAAGTGCTCCAATAATTACTACTGCTGCTCCCATACCATAGGTAAAATTCATTGCTTTTTTGCTCAATATAGCCATCGTTTAAAAATTTTAAAGTTAATTTATAGGTTATTTTTATTTAATTGATTTGGATTATTCTCTTATTATTTTTTACTGTTTGCAGTAGTTTGCGTTCCCATATAGTCTTGTACAGTCCTGAAACCTATATAGCTTCTTGCAGAATCTGAATATTCAAATGCACGAGTACTTACTTGCAAGAAATACGACACATCTTTCCAAGACCCTCCTCTTACTACTTTACGTTTATTAGAATTATCTATAACTGCAGGATTCATTGTAGACATGAATTCATATGAATTTGCATCATAAGCTGAATCCGTCCATTCTGAAACATTCCCAGCCATATTATACAGACTGTAACCATTAGGCTCATAAGACTTAGCCTCTACAGTATACAAAGCTTGATCTGCTGCATAATCACCTCTATTAGGCTTAAAATTAGCTAAGAAACAACCTCTATCACTTTTGGTATAAGGACCACCCCAAGGAAAAGTAGCAGATTCTAAACCTCCTCTTGCAGCATACTCCCATTCAGCTTCCGTAGGTAATCTAAAAGAGTTAACATTATCAAAATGATTTTTCTTAGATTTTATGTAAATATTTTTATTTAAAGTTCTCCATTCACAAAAAGCTTTTGCTTGTTTCCATGTAACCCCTACAACAGGATACTCACCATAGGCTTTATGCCAAAAGTAGTCATTATGCATTGGTTCATTGTATGAATAACTATAATCTTTAATCCATACTGTTGTATCTGGATACACTTTTACTTCTTCAGTTCTTAAGAAATCTTGTCTTTTTCCAACTTTAGCTTTAGCCGCAGCTTGAATATCCATCCAAGTATAACGGAATTTAAGCTTATTCACATCCATAGTTCTCAAACCATTATATGAGGCTTCTAAAGGTAAATATAAAGAATCCATTACTTCTACATAATATTCATCTGGATATTTCTTAACATCCTTAACTAGCTTAGCTTTTCTATTTAATCTTTTATAAGCATTTGGATCCTTATCAGTTCCAATACTATAATAGTTATCATACATATACTTATCGTATGCTGTCATTTTTTCTGGATCAGAGTCATTGAAAGCATAATCCGCTATACTACCTGTGTTTTTTCCTTTCCCTTTTGCATCAGTAGTAGTAGCTCCTTGCCCACTTTCTTCTGCCAAAATAGCTAGACGTAAACGTATAGTAGAATCTTTTACCCATTCTACAAACTGACGATACTCGCTATTTGTAATTTCTGTTTCGTCCATATAAAAAGATCGAACAGTAACTGTTTTTGTCGGCGCATCACCAACATTCGCAATATCATCATCAGACTTACCCATGATATACGATCCGCCAGGTACTAGTGTCATTCCATAAGGTTTTTCAGGATGCCACTTTGCTCCTTTTACACCAACCAACTCACCTTTGTCGCTTGATCTACCACAGCTAATCAACACTGTTAAAATTGCCGTAAATGCAATGAAATTCTTCATAAAAATTGGGGTTATCTATTCATTATTATTCAGACTGTAAACCTATTTATTTTTTATTAAAAAAACAATTCTTTTTATAGTCATAAATTAT
The Flavobacterium sp. 5 DNA segment above includes these coding regions:
- a CDS encoding 4a-hydroxytetrahydrobiopterin dehydratase gives rise to the protein MNTFTEESVSPFLETLNDWHFKENAIVKDFKFKNFTQALGFIVQVGVLAERMNHHPELFNVYNKVNIRLNTHDSGGVTTKDIELAQQIENLL
- a CDS encoding GNAT family N-acetyltransferase; its protein translation is MKTAISYQIYETNEQLPENWDDLACKNIFLSKEYFKILDKSAPKNMTCHYIGIFKDEKLVGIAISQFLDLNKLESFGDRDRCLKTSARKFILKNFASHVLVIGNNMLTGQNSFVFSDSISKSEGIKTLKKAANDLKLKFKSIGKKIHITTFKDYDEQDIENFITDSDSFKNNYKYCVQPNMIFTIPFEWKSEQDYIDSLIKKYRDQYKRARKKAEGIEKRKLHLEDIIAHEETIYDLYHHVAQNAPFNTFFLTKNHFRIFKDTLKDDFLFYGYFNDGKLIGFNTLIKNGDTIDTYFLGYDESIQREKMLYLNMLYDMIAYSINKGFKEIIFSRTALEIKSSVGAKPLQMFGYMQHSNSQINKQVPKIFPRLEPEIIWQERNPFK
- a CDS encoding diacylglycerol kinase family protein, which gives rise to MKKNIIFVVNPISGDIDKSDLLNTVKKFSIINNFDLVVYETVGEKDVSVLQSLYDEYNPERIVVAGGDGTIKMVAEAMEKHDVVIGILPAGSANGLAVDLNLPTTLEENLEVAFLHHYIEMDMICINGIKCIHLSDIGINADLVKNYEESDTRGFWGYAMQAYTTLKDSEEPFLASVTANNETIEHTARMIVIANSQKYGTGVTINPNGSMNDGKFELIILKSLDLVLIGKIITGNMPIDSDDIIIISTEKALVKTDRSVNFQIDGEYCGTQNELEIHILREQMKIAVP
- a CDS encoding App1 family protein: MKPILQLYRGYANEQELIVMGHVFKTGYEYDFQKKSFKNASSIVNLFQVKTIKNFDVYLKYGDSTVHTKTLDDGYFKFCIPLEKEFNFGWMAYEVSIKHENQTIISTGSFIRPHKGNLGIISDIDDTFLVSHTNNFLKKIYILLFKNVNHREVFKDVVPHYQALSSAGRNNKDEQNAFFYISSSEWNLYRFIVKFTKIHQMPRAVILLKDIKTGLADFFMSGRGNHNHKFEKIKHVLEFYPHLKYVLLGDDSQDDPILYEQICKIFPVTVKAVYIRQTSKNKKETTKSILKNLENLEVSVCYFKDSSEAIAHSKSIGLVL
- a CDS encoding ABC-F family ATP-binding cassette domain-containing protein, which codes for MLNIHNLSVSFGGSYLFEEVTFRLGAGDRVGLVGKNGAGKSTMLKMLARDFAPDSGVISQEKDIRMGFLRQDIDFERGRTVLEEAYEAFVEIKIVEKKLEEINHLLVTRTDYESEEYGQIIEDLSDYTHRFDLLGGYNYVGDTEKILLGLGFKRDVFNNQTETFSGGWRMRIELAKLLLQNNDVLLLDEPTNHLDIESIIWLESFLRNYPGVVVIVSHDKMFLDNVTNRTIEISLGKAYDFNKPYSQYLELRHEIREKQLATQKNQAKKIEETEKLIEKFRAKASKASMAQSLIKKLDKVERIEVDEDDNSVMNISFPVSKEPGKVVVEVENVTKAYGDNVIIKEIDLLVERGSKIAFVGQNGQGKSTFIKAIVNEFEYDGTIKLGHNVQLGYFAQNQAEYLDGEITLLQTMEDAAMDTNRMKVRDMLGSFLFRGDDVEKKVKVLSGGERNRLALCKLLLQPINVLLMDEPTNHLDIKSKNVLKAALQKFGGTLLLVSHDRDFLQGMSNIVYEFKDQKIKQYLGDINYFLEQRNLENMREVEKKDILKATIGKESNKASYEDQKKGKALQNKLSKVESQIKQLEKDIQHDDKMLTSNYDKHIEDASFFKAYNKKKADLDQLLLDWEIVQEEIEKAAL
- a CDS encoding DUF983 domain-containing protein, coding for MLKKGSKLYSILTGTCPKCMNESMYVDKNLLHIGSILKMHEKCSHCGLKYQIEPSFFYGAMYVSYGLNVAVGIGTFIITYLLFGADIQTSFISIIISLILLFPIVLRWSRNIYINMFVSYDPNTKDN
- a CDS encoding FAD-binding oxidoreductase, coding for MIDYIIVGSGLAGISFSEVALLHGKSIIVFNNDSQNSSKIAGGLYNPVILKRFSEVWQAQEQLELMTDFYSNLRNRIEDKFDFKIPILRKFFSIEEQNNWFAASDKKALAPFLSTSLCFKKYEGIDSPFDYGEVLQTGYVDTALLLSKYQDYLSTLNLLRLETFDYDALTFKEESISYKDIEAKHIVFAEGFGLHANPFFNELPLDGTKGELFIIKAPELKLDVIVNTSVFILPLGNGLFKVGATYNWKDKTDLPTEEGKKELIDRICEIISCEFDIVEHYAGVRPTVRDRRPLVGTHENYKNAHVLNGLGTRGVMLGPAMAKALFDNIENDILLDKEIDIKRFTNKRKK
- the gldN gene encoding gliding motility protein GldN, encoding MKTKNLVVVIALVAGSFSSFAQSNLLNAKTPEQIGVKTKSQVSLDNDKPLAYGYVDDRDILMGKTTWEIVDLSERFNFPLYFPIDSTNIGKDRRSLFDVLIKGIKTNKITEVYADDYFNTKKTFKDMSSSFTYIDTTNAGREEVNANRDLYYPKQSVTYQKVKGKRVKVVGPPGPGKVLDPQFIDKRELTAQDITGYKLKGYWYFDKRQSELKYRLLGICPIAPEAREVGSENPDYIDLFWIFYPSIRDYLHQYLAFNEKNSAMPISFDRILDSRQFGGVIYKEENVYGDRLITEYVNENALNQLIESDRIKDKIRDFEHDMWNY
- the gldM gene encoding gliding motility protein GldM; its protein translation is MAGGKLTPRQKMINLMYLVFIAMLALNMSKEVLSAFGLINERFETANGLALTSNEAILADLDLKAQDKPEQYKVPNEIGKKVASATTTFYKYVGSLKADLTKDVKREENGKLPYESMDNSSKLDESWFSGDGLSAKGKEVAAAVDTYKAAIKSALGTDPKFNDILKEFNTKFNTGDIKDKEGVTKNNLDYNFKHFPLIASVAKLTAIQNDVNTIENQILGTLTGSTAVAAASMKNYTAIVIPEKSAFFAGEAVKGKIVLGRFDKSTVPTKVVVNGGNLNLATALHDGQVDFSFGAGNVGEHDINGNFTFMEDGKPVAIPIVGNYVVVPKPNSATISADKMNVVYRGVINPMTISFAGVSDDKVSASAAGLSRAGKAGSYNMNPGQGSEVVINVTGTLPDGSKVSDKKSFRIKGIPAPVGAIGGEMGIVKGAKSRLEVSQVSAKLPDFDFNVNLNVVGFTLKVAGQAAVIVSGDRVNAQCKTALARATRGDQVTISDIKTKLVGSDIMLSRTAPVIYEIQ
- the gldL gene encoding gliding motility protein GldL; this translates as MAILSKKAMNFTYGMGAAVVIIGALFKIQHYPGASALLIIGLCTEAFIFALSAFEPVDHELDWSLVYPELAPGAEKSEKKAVVKDEADGMLSSKLDALLKEAKIDGELMNSLGSSIRNFESASRNISPTVDSIAATKKYSEELSMAAAQMESLNSLYKVQLESASRNAEANKEIAENASKLKEQMQSMTANIASLNNVYGGMLSAMSNKG